A genome region from Triticum aestivum cultivar Chinese Spring chromosome 2B, IWGSC CS RefSeq v2.1, whole genome shotgun sequence includes the following:
- the LOC123043408 gene encoding receptor kinase-like protein Xa21: MSALQIIDLSSNRLSGSIPSTLANASHLRRIDLGNNSLVGTVPSLGSLSDLHLLILRNNLLEAKSWEFLISLANCARLQMLEMSGNKLSGSVPRSVGNISTSLQRINLGNNQIVGRIPVEIFNLRNLQMLAMGQNMLSGVIPSVIGNLGQLVVLILSENKLSGQIPSTIGNLSRLNKLYLDRNYLSGNIPRTLGNYKQLDMLNLSFNNLEGPIPSELTNSTTLVTLDLSNNFLTGSIPLQIGALLQLLQLDISFNRLSGQVPLSLGQCVELSSLRLKSNMLNGSIPQSFSNLKNVDQIYLSQKSLVGQIPEFFANMSYLQQLDLSMNYFEGPIPTGGIFQNHSAVALDGNEELCASVTTTLFQFPLCPMASAVERKNALLLVKIIPPIAIALLYFICFVFTLLKRRQAQAAPCYKETMKKVSYSDIIKATSWLSPVNKISSSRTGSIYIGRFEFDTDLVAIKLFHLEENGARDSFVTECEVLRNTRHRNLVKAVTVCSTVDLENNEFKAIVFDFMANGSLDMWVHPKLHNNSPKRVLSLGQRIRIAMDVALALDYMHNQLTPPLIHCDLKPGNVLLDYDMTARIGDFGSARFLSSIPGSPEDLVGVEGTIGYIAPEYCMGYKVSPGCDVYAFGILILEMLTGRRPTDAIFTDGLSLHKLVSSAFPGRLGEVLDPHLSHGHTHPCDRVFMRRYMVPLVEVGLLCSMELPEDRPGMGEVCARILSLKEAFFEFC, encoded by the exons ATGTCAGCCCTCCAAATTATCGATCTTTCATCTAACAGACTTTCTGGAAGCATACCTTCAACACTTGCAAACGCATCGCACCTCCGCCGGATTGATCTTGGAAACAACTCCCTAGTTGGAACAGTCCCATCTCTAGGATCCTTATCTGACTTACACCTACTAATTCTTCGAAATAACTTACTAGAGGCTAAAAGTTGGGAATTCCTTATCTCTCTCGCAAATTGTGCGCGGCTACAAATGTTGGAAATGAGTGGGAATAAGCTGAGTGGAAGTGTCCCTAGATCTGTAGGGAATATTTCCACAAGTTTACAACGTATAAATCTTGGAAACAATCAAATTGTCGGCAGAATTCCAGTTGAGATTTTTAACCTTCGAAACCTCCAAATGCTTGCTATGGGCCAAAACATGCTTTCCGGCGTTATTCCCTCTGTTATTGGGAACCTAGGCCAGCTGGTTGTCCTAATCCTATCAGAGAACAAATTATCTGGCCAGATCCCATCTACAATAGGTAATCTTTCTCGGCTAAACAAGCTTTATCTAGACAGAAACTACTTGAGTGGGAACATCCCAAGAACTTTAGGAAATTACAAGCAACTGGACATGCTAAATTTATCTTTTAACAATCTTGAAGGACCAATTCCAAGTGAGCTTACCAATAGCACTACCCTCGTCACTTTGGATTTATCAAACAACTTCCTTACAGGATCAATTCCGCTACAAATCGGTGCATTGCTTCAACTTCTCCAACTCGATATTTCCTTCAACAGATTGTCTGGCCAAGTTCCACTTTCACTTGGCCAATGTGTTGAACTATCTTCTCTCAGATTGAAAAGTAACATGCTTAATGGAAGCATACCTCAGTCTTTCAGTAACCTGAAGAACGTCGATCAGATCTATCTTTCCCAAAAGTCCCTTGTTGGACAAATTCCGGAGTTCTTTGCAAACATGAGTTATTTGCAGCAACTTGATCTGTCTATGAACTACTTTGAAGGGCCGATTCCAACTGGTGGCATCTTTCAGAATCATAGTGCGGTGGCATTGGATGGCAATGAAGAGCTTTGTGCAAGTGTAACCACCACCTTATTCCAGTTTCCACTTTGCCCCATGGCGTCAGCTGTTGAGAGGAAGAATGCACTCCTATTGGTGAAAATAATTCCTCCCATTGCTATTGCCTTGCTCTACTTTATATGCTTTGTCTTCACTCTTCTGAAGAGAAGGCAAGCACAAGCAGCTCCATGCTACAAGGAGACAATGAAGAAGGTTTCATATAGTGACATTATTAAAGCTACCAGCTGGCTCTCTCCAGTTAACAAGATCAGCTCAAGTCGCACAGGTTCGATCTACATTGGAAGGTTTGAGTTTGACACGGACCTGGTCGCCATCAAGTTATTCCATCTTGAGGAGAATGGTGCACGTGATAGCTTTGTTACCGAGTGTGAGGTGCTGCGAAACACCCGCCATCGCAATCTTGTCAAAGCTGTCACCGTATGCTCGACAGTAGACCTAGAGAACAATGAATTCAAAGCTATAGTTTTTGACTTCATGGCCAATGGAAGCCTGGATATGTGGGTCCATCCGAAGCTACACAACAATAGCCCCAAGAGAGTACTGAGCTTGGGCCAAAGGATAAGAATAGCGATGGACGTCGCGCTGGCTCTGGATTATATGCACAACCAGTTAACGCCTCCTCTAATCCACTGTGATTTGAAGCCCGGAAATGTTCTTCTGGACTATGATATGACCGCAAGGATTGGTGATTTTGGGTCAGCGAGGTTTCTCTCTTCAATCCCTGGTAGTCCAGAAGACTTGGTTGGTGTGGAAGGAACAATTGGATACATCGCACCTG AGTATTGTATGGGATACAAAGTCTCGCCAGGATGTGATGTATATGCTTTTGGAATCCTCATTCTAGAAATGCTCACCGGAAGGCGACCGACGGATGCAATATTCACAGATGGCCTGAGCCTGCACAAGCTTGTGAGCTCAGCATTTCCAGGTAGACTTGGAGAGGTTTTAGATCCCCATTTGTCTCACGGTCACACACATCCGTGTGACAGAGTGTTTATGCGGAGATATATGGTACCCTTGGTTGAAGTTGGCCTCCTGTGTTCTATGGAATTGCCTGAAGATCGTCCGGGAATGGGAGAAGTCTGTGCCAGAATTTTGTCTCTGAAAGAGGCATTCTTTGAGTTCTGCTGA
- the LOC123040344 gene encoding uncharacterized protein produces MAPPPPLDEDDDYEDPLEEAICAQRVRLSEREVCNLWDNFLPRAELIGAPFVTRLTSTMIDRHVMKLPKSLFESCCIEADEEGYAGIRLTARGPVTTCAYGVETDGRTHLSTDGWKSFLVDKNLHVGQAILITIRKTNR; encoded by the exons atggcgccaccaccaccacttgatgaggatgatgactatgaagacccaCTTGAGGAAGCCATCTGTGCTCAAAGAGTGAGGCTGAGCGAAcgggaggtgtgcaacctatgggacaactTTCTGCCACGTGCTGAGTTGATCGGGGCACCATTCGTGACCCGTCTGACAAGTACCATGATCGATCGACATGTCATG aaattgccaaagagcctatttGAGAGTTGTTGCATCGAGGCTGATGAAGAAGGCTatgctggaatacgccttaccgcaaggggccccGTCACTACTTGTGCGTATGGCGTGGAAACGGACGGTCGCACACATTTAAGCACAgatgggtggaagagcttcctcgttgacaagaatcttcatgttggacaggccatccttaTTACTATCAGGAAGACCAACCGTTAA
- the LOC123043409 gene encoding probable LRR receptor-like serine/threonine-protein kinase At3g47570: MPSVLRMLCILLSLLCFNTSILAAAQANMSEIDRHALLCFKSGINSDPLGILHSWGNGSLDFCSWKGVACGTKFPPRVVSLNLTAARLGGQLSGCVGNLTFLSRMNLADNHLSGTIPEELGKLPNLHTLILAGSNLEGNIPDSLGASSFLSYVDLANNTLTGKIPLSLASSSSLSKLILSRNSLSGEIPSTLFGNSSKLTVVDLQMNFFTGPIPHFHKVTTLKFLRLTDNFLSGSIPPSIGNVSSLTSILLGRNRLSGLIPETLSHITKLLELDLSFNSLSGSVPLSFYNMTSLEFFNVCSNALVGQMPSHIGFSLPNLQFLIMGSNRLEGLIPASLSNMLNLQTLDLSNNSLHGSVPSLGSLANLGRLDLGMNFLEAHNWSFLTSLANCTQLTKLSLEGNVLNGSLPISIINLSRRLEHLSLGSNQISGSIPVEISNLVNLTLLGMESNFLSGSIPSTIGKLRNLYVLNLSKNKLSGQIPPSIGDITQLGKLYLDDNNLSGNIPGSLGQCPGLLELNLSRNSLDGSVPSELFASPPLSLGLDFSHNSLTGELPLVVGTHSSGGPVSLHMEGNKFHGQIPERWHLLVSTQHINLSHNDLSGAVPEFFERFDMLKQLDLSYNNLEGSVPTSGIFKKYAAVVLGGNKGLCLNSSKLIKIRNSFRPALPVCPRISASVTKSKHHLSLLTTSLLIVLPTLSIGSMVLLWFLLTLWKKGLFSFSRWDLVSKVFPNRREVHTAPCHDDKKLKRVSYQDILKATNWFSSVHTISTTCTGSVYVGRFKSDRSLVAIKVFNLSEPGGYDSYLIECEVLRSTRHRNIMRPVTLCSTLDSQNHEFKALIFEFMVNGSLEKWLHSDQHNGITDKGLSFGQRICIAADVASALDYAHNELTPPLIHCDLKPNNVLLDDDMTARLSDFGSAKFLSPGLLIPKSLDDVGGTIGYLAPEYGMGCEISVDGDVYSFGVLLLELLTGKRPTDDMFVDGLSLCKFCESMLPDRVAEILDPHMAHEEHQGCAEGWIQRYIVPLVALGLSCTVESPKDRPGMKDVCAKLSDIRASFL; encoded by the exons ATGCCTTCAGTCTTGCGTATGCTCTGTATTTTGCTCAGCCTTCTCTGTTTCAACACCTCAATACTAGCTGCAGCACAAGCAAACATGTCTGAGATCGATCGCCATGCCCTCCTTTGCTTCAAGTCAGGCATCAACTCTGATCCCCTTGGCATCCTACACTCATGGGGCAATGGCTCGCTTGACTTTTGCAGCTGGAAAGGGGTCGCCTGCGGCACCAAGTTTCCACCCCGGGTGGTCTCTCTTAACCTCACCGCTGCTCGTCTCGGTGGGCAGTTATCTGGATGCGTGGGCAACCTGACATTTCTTTCTCGGATGAACCTTGCTGATAATCATCTGTCAGGAACCATCCCCGAAGAGTTGGGTAAGCTTCCAAACCTTCATACACTGATTCTTGCAGGCAGCAATCTGGAAGGTAACATCCCTGATTCACTAGGCGCTAGCAGTTTTCTTAGCTATGTCGACCTTGCAAACAACACACTTACTGGCAAAATCCCTCTCTCATTAGCCAGTAGCTCCTCACTCAGCAAACTTATACTGTCACGTAATAGCCTCTCAGGAGAGATCCCTTCTACTTTGTTTGGTAATTCATCCAAGCTTACCGTCGTTGATCTCCAGATGAATTTTTTCACTGGTCCCATCCCACATTTCCATAAGGTCACAACACTCAAATTTCTTCGTCTGACAGACAACTTCCTCTCTGGGAGCATACCTCCTTCAATAGGAAATGTTTCTTCCCTCACTTCTATATTGCTCGGCCGAAATAGGTTATCGGGATTAATTCCAGAGACTTTGAGTCACATTACAAAACTGCTTGAGCTTGATCTAAGTTTCAACAGCTTATCAGGGAGCGTCCCGTTgtctttttacaacatgacatcacttgAATTCTTTAATGTGTGCAGCAATGCCCTTGTTGGACAGATGCCATCTCACATTGGTTTCTCACTACCAAACCTCCAGTTCCTTATCATGGGAAGCAACAGGTTGGAGGGCCTGATCCCTGCTTCACTATCCAACATGTTAAATCTCCAAACACTTGATCTTTCAAACAACTCGTTACATGGCTCTGTGCCATCTCTTGGTTCTTTGGCAAACTTGGGTCGGTTGGATTTAGGAATGAACTTTCTAGAAGCACATAACTGGTCATTTCTTACATCTCTAGCAAATTGCACCCAGCTGACAAAGTTGTCCTTGGAAGGGAATGTTCTAAATGGCAGCCTACCTATATCAATTATTAATCTTTCCAGGAGACTAGAACATTTATCGCTTGGGTCAAACCAAATTTCGGGCTCCATACCTGTTGAGATTAGCAATCTTGTTAATCTCACTTTGCTTGGGATGGAAAGCAATTTTCTTTCTGGAAGCATACCTTCTACCATTGGCAAGCTACGAAACCTATATGTCCTAAATCTGTCAAAGAACAAATTATCAGGTCAGATCCCCCCCTCAATTGGTGACATTACTCAACTGGGCAAGCTTTATCTTGATGATAACAACTTGAGTGGAAACATACCTGGTAGTTTAGGTCAGTGCCCGGGGCTTCTTGAACTAAACTTGTCTCGAAATAGTCTTGATGGCTCAGTACCATCCGAATTGTTTGCTAGTCCTCCACTCTCCTTGGGTCTGGACTTCTCACACAACAGTCTCACAGGGGAACTACCATTGGTAGTTGGTACACATAGCAGTGGTGGTCCAGTATCCCTTCACATGGAAGGAAACAAGTTTCATGGACAGATTCCAGAAAGATGGCATCTACTAGTATCAACCCAACATATTAATCTTTCTCATAATGACTTATCTGGTGCCGTGCCTGAATTCTTTGAGCGATTTGATATGCTGAAGCAACTTGATCTGTCTTACAATAACTTGGAAGGGTCTGTTCCTACTAGTGGGATCTTTAAGAAATATGCTGCAGTAGTTCTGGGTGGCAACAAGGGACTCTGTTTAAATTCCTCCAAGTTGATAAAAATAAGAAATTCCTTTAGGCCAGCATTACCAGTTTGTCCTCGCATCTCAGCTTCAGTGACTAAATCAAAACACCATCTGTCATTGCTGACGACCTCGCTGCTAATTGTACTACCAACACTTAGTATTGGTTCCATGGTGTTGTTATGGTTTCTGCTCACTCTTTGGAAGAAAGGGTTGTTTTCGTTTTCACGATGGGATCTTGTGTCCAAGGTGTTTCCTAATAGAAGAGAAGTGCATACAGCCCCGTGCCATGATGATAAGAAGCTGAAGAGAGTGTCATACCAGGACATTCTTAAAGCTACCAACTGGTTTTCTTCGGTCCATACTATCAGCACAACCTGTACTGGTTCAGTTTATGTTGGTAGGTTCAAGTCCGACAGGAGCCTAGTTGCCATCAAAGTATTCAACTTGAGTGAACCTGGTGGATATGATAGTTACCTCATTGAGTGTGAAGTGCTACGAAGCACCCGCCATAGAAATATAATGCGACCTGTGACCCTATGCTCAACATTGGATTCACAAAACCATGAGTTCAAAGCACTAATCTTCGAGTTCATGGTTAATGGCAGCCTAGAGAAATGGTTGCATTCTGACCAACACAATGGAATCACAGATAAAGGGCTAAGCTTTGGCCAGAGGATATGCATAGCAGCAGATGTGGCTTCTGCTCTTGATTATGCCCACAACGAACTGACACCTCCTCTGATCCATTGTGATTTGAAGCCAAACAATGTCCTTTTGGATGATGACATGACTGCGCGGCTCAGTGACTTTGGCTCAGCGAAGTTTCTATCACCAGGTCTGCTAATTCCTAAAAGCCTGGATGATGTTGGAGGGACAATTGGATACCTGGCACCTG AGTATGGAATGGGTTGCGAGATCTCTGTAGACGGCGATGTGTATAGTTTTGGAGTGCTTCTACTGGAATTGCTTACTGGAAAACGACCTACTGATGATATGTTTGTCGATGGACTTAGCCTTTGTAAGTTCTGTGAATCTATGTTACCCGACAGAGTTGCAGAGATTCTTGATCCTCATATGGCGCATGAGGAGCATCAAGGGTGCGCAGAAGGATGGATTCAGAGATATATTGTCCCCTTGGTTGCCCTTGGGCTGTCATGTACCGTGGAATCTCCAAAGGATAGGCCCGGAATGAAAGACGTTTGTGCAAAACTTTCTGACATTAGAGCCTCTTTTCTTTAA